One Gemmatimonadota bacterium genomic region harbors:
- a CDS encoding bifunctional phosphoribosyl-AMP cyclohydrolase/phosphoribosyl-ATP diphosphatase HisIE, protein MELLSLSSLDFSRGDGFVTVIAQDHRTGAVLMVAWADREAMERTIATGEMHYHSRTRGLWHKGGTSGNVQKVVSLTPDCDGDAVLARVIPAGPACHNGTTSCFGEPGRAGDFVGVLQQTIAERLGAIGRGELATSYTQKLLSDRNLRLKKLGEEASELAVACADEDTARAVEEGADVVYHTMVALAALGVTWDDVRSALHARHS, encoded by the coding sequence ATGGAGTTACTCTCGCTCTCCTCCCTCGACTTCTCCCGCGGCGATGGCTTCGTCACCGTCATCGCGCAGGACCATCGCACCGGGGCCGTCCTGATGGTGGCCTGGGCGGACCGGGAGGCGATGGAACGCACCATCGCCACGGGGGAGATGCACTACCACTCCCGCACCCGGGGCCTGTGGCACAAGGGCGGGACCAGTGGGAATGTCCAGAAGGTCGTGAGCCTGACCCCGGACTGCGACGGCGACGCCGTCCTCGCCCGGGTGATTCCCGCCGGGCCCGCGTGCCACAACGGGACCACGTCCTGCTTTGGCGAACCCGGTCGGGCGGGCGACTTCGTCGGGGTGCTCCAACAGACGATTGCCGAACGGTTGGGCGCCATCGGCCGTGGGGAACTCGCGACGAGTTACACCCAGAAACTCCTGTCGGACCGGAACCTCCGGCTCAAGAAGCTGGGAGAAGAGGCCTCCGAGCTGGCGGTGGCGTGTGCCGACGAAGACACGGCGCGGGCCGTCGAGGAAGGGGCGGACGTGGTCTATCATACGATGGTCGCCCTGGCCGCCCTCGGCGTGACCTGGGATGACGTCCGGTCCGCGCTGCACGCCCGTCACAGCTGA
- a CDS encoding PadR family transcriptional regulator, giving the protein MAESSELLHGTLDTIVLKTLAWGPRHGYAIARWIASTTDDALLIEEGSLYPALYRLERRGLIEAEWGLSDTKRKVKVYRLTDDGRARLSVETLQWQRFAAAVAKVLLPTQEPTHA; this is encoded by the coding sequence ATGGCCGAATCCTCCGAACTCCTCCACGGCACCCTCGACACGATCGTGCTCAAGACCCTCGCCTGGGGGCCTCGCCATGGCTACGCCATCGCCCGGTGGATCGCGAGCACCACGGACGACGCCCTTCTTATTGAAGAGGGGTCGCTCTACCCGGCGCTGTATCGCCTCGAGCGACGCGGGCTGATCGAGGCGGAATGGGGACTGTCCGACACCAAGCGCAAGGTGAAGGTCTACCGCCTGACGGACGACGGACGGGCTCGGCTCAGCGTGGAAACCCTTCAGTGGCAACGCTTTGCGGCAGCGGTGGCCAAGGTCCTTCTCCCGACCCAGGAGCCGACCCATGCCTGA
- a CDS encoding FtsX-like permease family protein, translated as MADRVVMVNDLLANEAWPGEDPVGKRLSLGNGAFMTVIGVVGATRHLTLDSLPRPTMYFTQAQFPWKSMWFTVTTDGDASLVGAAMRRELQAMDGTLPITELQPMEVLVRQQAAEPRLTAMVFGIFAVAALVLVAVGLYGIVAYSVSQRTREIGVTMALGAAPSQVVRQVMSSGLRLGILGVVIGGALSLGVAGALRSILYDTQPTDVGTYTVVGLLLLVVTAAASAIPAWRAARLDPVQALRSS; from the coding sequence GTGGCGGATCGCGTCGTGATGGTGAACGACCTGCTCGCCAACGAGGCATGGCCCGGCGAAGATCCCGTGGGCAAGCGTCTTTCGCTGGGGAACGGCGCCTTCATGACGGTGATCGGCGTGGTCGGGGCGACCCGGCACCTGACTCTGGATTCGTTACCGCGTCCGACGATGTACTTCACGCAGGCGCAGTTCCCCTGGAAGTCGATGTGGTTCACGGTCACGACCGATGGCGATGCGTCCCTCGTGGGGGCGGCGATGCGCCGCGAACTTCAAGCCATGGACGGCACCTTGCCGATCACAGAGCTGCAGCCGATGGAGGTCCTGGTGAGGCAGCAGGCCGCCGAGCCGCGGCTCACGGCGATGGTGTTCGGCATCTTCGCCGTGGCCGCGCTGGTGCTCGTGGCGGTTGGGCTCTACGGCATCGTGGCCTACTCCGTGAGCCAGCGCACGCGGGAGATCGGGGTCACGATGGCGTTAGGCGCGGCCCCGTCCCAGGTCGTGCGGCAGGTGATGTCCAGCGGGCTGCGGCTTGGCATTCTTGGCGTCGTGATTGGTGGTGCCTTGTCGCTGGGGGTGGCCGGGGCGTTGCGGTCCATCCTGTATGACACGCAACCCACGGACGTTGGCACGTACACCGTGGTCGGGCTCCTGCTGCTGGTGGTGACCGCGGCGGCAAGCGCGATCCCGGCGTGGCGGGCGGCTCGACTTGATCCGGTGCAGGCCCTACGCAGCAGCTAA
- a CDS encoding lamin tail domain-containing protein: protein MKINEVESSGGVPGDWVEFYNTGTVAADISGYIFQDNGTSPYTLPVGSVVPAGGFLVLDEAQFGFGLGSGDDARLFAPDGTTLLDSYTWTTHAASTYGRCPDGTGAFTTTGSATKGAANACPPPVTFDPWPGSASITDADGGGSFFGGNMSGLSYESSGSAAPGVLWASRNGPGALFRLVWNGTTWVTDTQDGWSSGKLLRYTDGLGDVDAEGVARVGSSIYVASERNNGNNGVSRNSILLYDVSGTATTLTAVREWDLTASLPSNTANTGLEGITFVPDGYLVAQGLRDEATNQPYNPATYANHNGGLFLVGVEATGTIYAFALDHAAGTFTRVATIASGFAAVMELSFDAELEQLWAVCDNTCSGRMTVLEVDGNTSSATFGKFVVTRRFDRPTGMPDINNEGFVVGTQSECVGGVKPAYWSDDSQTGGVSLRRGTVSCTPF from the coding sequence GTGAAGATCAACGAGGTCGAGTCCAGCGGTGGTGTCCCGGGTGACTGGGTCGAGTTCTACAACACGGGGACGGTCGCCGCGGACATCTCCGGGTACATCTTCCAGGACAACGGGACCAGCCCCTACACCTTGCCGGTGGGGTCCGTGGTGCCGGCCGGCGGCTTCCTCGTGCTCGATGAGGCGCAGTTCGGCTTTGGACTCGGCAGCGGGGACGACGCGCGCCTCTTCGCGCCGGACGGCACCACGCTCCTCGATTCCTACACGTGGACGACGCACGCGGCCTCGACCTATGGCCGCTGCCCCGACGGGACCGGTGCCTTTACCACCACGGGCAGCGCCACGAAGGGTGCGGCGAACGCCTGTCCACCTCCCGTCACGTTTGACCCGTGGCCGGGCAGTGCGAGCATCACCGACGCCGACGGGGGTGGCAGCTTCTTTGGCGGCAACATGAGTGGGCTGTCGTATGAGTCGTCCGGGTCGGCCGCACCGGGCGTTCTCTGGGCATCGCGCAATGGGCCGGGCGCCCTCTTCCGCCTCGTCTGGAACGGGACGACGTGGGTGACGGATACGCAGGATGGTTGGAGCTCAGGCAAGCTCCTGCGGTATACGGATGGGCTGGGTGACGTGGACGCCGAGGGAGTCGCTCGCGTTGGCAGTTCGATCTATGTCGCTTCGGAGCGCAACAACGGCAACAATGGCGTCAGTCGCAACTCGATCCTCCTGTACGATGTATCGGGCACCGCGACGACCCTCACTGCCGTGCGGGAGTGGGACCTGACGGCGAGCCTGCCATCCAACACGGCGAACACTGGTCTCGAGGGGATCACCTTCGTGCCGGATGGTTACCTGGTTGCCCAGGGACTCCGCGATGAGGCCACGAACCAGCCGTACAATCCTGCGACGTACGCCAACCACAACGGCGGGCTGTTCCTCGTTGGGGTCGAGGCGACCGGCACGATCTACGCGTTTGCCCTCGACCACGCCGCGGGCACCTTCACCCGGGTCGCCACGATCGCGAGTGGATTCGCCGCCGTGATGGAGTTGTCGTTCGACGCCGAGCTGGAGCAGCTCTGGGCAGTGTGTGACAACACCTGCTCGGGTCGCATGACGGTCCTCGAAGTGGACGGCAACACGAGCTCGGCCACCTTCGGCAAGTTTGTCGTAACGCGACGCTTTGACCGCCCGACCGGGATGCCGGACATCAACAACGAGGGATTTGTGGTGGGGACGCAGTCGGAGTGCGTGGGCGGGGTGAAGCCGGCCTACTGGTCGGACGACTCCCAGACGGGTGGGGTGTCACTGCGCCGCGGAACGGTGAGCTGCACGCCATTCTAG
- a CDS encoding ABC transporter permease: MPELGRFARELRARLWKPAVEDEVASEMAYHMEMLERDLVAQGVAPAEARAQARARFGSVERVAAECVAEGEARDVQRRRFEWRAELSQDLRQGWRQLANAPRFAFVAISTLAVGLGAATIIYAIAHAVMLRPLPFPDADRLLLISERNPSGQEFAISESNFLDWQARASSFSSAAIFEGRRMAMRTPAGPEGVRGAVATHTVFPTLGVAAALGRTFLPEEDRRGGDVRVAVISHGLWQRQFSGDAGVLGRSIDLDGRSHRIVGVMPAGFDFPGRTDVWLPLVPIPEYPRGDHRNEGVARLKPGVTIEQARQDLEGVAGQLATEYQENAGWSSAVRPFREWYVSPQLNARMLVLLSTVALLLGMACVNVANLLLARAATREREMAVRAALGAGRWRMVRQLLTESLLLSVIGAAGGIALAAALVPVIRATGSEAIPRLAGLVIDWRVLAVAIPICVGTGLLFGLAPAARLLRGAPTGDRIHDLLRSGTRVADAGRSRQALIVMSVAFATMLLIGAGLVGTSFRRLMSVDPGFAPSRVVVANVTLPDSAYDEERAILYVEEATRRLAGLPGVRAAGATNLVPFSGGNTAMDYAPAERATASKSPTGAVPGALSPRGTSRR, translated from the coding sequence ATGCCTGAACTCGGCAGGTTCGCCCGCGAGTTGCGCGCCCGCCTCTGGAAGCCGGCGGTCGAGGATGAGGTCGCCTCGGAGATGGCCTACCACATGGAGATGCTCGAGCGCGACCTCGTGGCCCAGGGGGTGGCGCCTGCGGAGGCGCGGGCGCAGGCCCGGGCCCGGTTCGGAAGTGTCGAACGGGTGGCGGCGGAGTGCGTCGCGGAGGGTGAGGCCCGGGACGTCCAGCGCCGCCGGTTCGAGTGGCGGGCCGAGCTTTCGCAGGACCTGCGGCAGGGGTGGCGCCAGTTGGCGAACGCGCCGCGCTTTGCCTTCGTGGCGATCTCGACCCTGGCCGTTGGCCTCGGCGCCGCGACGATCATCTACGCGATCGCCCATGCGGTCATGTTGCGTCCCCTCCCGTTCCCGGACGCCGATCGGCTCCTCCTCATCAGCGAGCGCAACCCGTCGGGGCAGGAGTTTGCGATCTCGGAGTCGAACTTCCTCGACTGGCAGGCGCGGGCGTCCTCGTTCTCGTCGGCCGCCATCTTCGAGGGACGGCGCATGGCGATGCGCACCCCGGCCGGCCCGGAAGGGGTGCGGGGGGCCGTGGCCACCCACACCGTGTTCCCCACCCTCGGGGTAGCGGCCGCGTTAGGCAGGACCTTCCTGCCCGAGGAAGACCGACGCGGCGGCGACGTGCGCGTCGCGGTGATCTCGCACGGCCTGTGGCAACGTCAGTTCAGCGGGGATGCCGGCGTGTTGGGGCGTTCGATTGACCTGGACGGGCGATCGCACCGCATCGTCGGTGTCATGCCCGCGGGGTTCGACTTCCCCGGCCGAACGGACGTCTGGTTGCCGCTCGTTCCGATTCCGGAGTACCCCCGTGGCGATCACCGCAACGAGGGAGTGGCGCGCCTCAAGCCCGGCGTCACCATCGAGCAGGCGCGGCAGGACCTCGAGGGCGTAGCCGGCCAGCTGGCCACCGAATACCAGGAGAACGCAGGCTGGTCCTCCGCGGTGCGTCCGTTCCGGGAGTGGTATGTCTCGCCACAGCTCAACGCCCGCATGCTCGTGCTGCTGTCGACCGTGGCGCTGCTGCTGGGGATGGCCTGCGTGAACGTGGCCAACCTGCTCCTCGCCCGGGCCGCGACTCGCGAGCGTGAGATGGCCGTGCGCGCCGCGCTCGGCGCCGGCCGTTGGCGGATGGTGCGCCAGCTGCTCACCGAATCGTTGTTGCTTTCCGTGATTGGTGCTGCCGGTGGCATCGCGCTCGCCGCGGCCCTCGTGCCGGTCATTCGCGCGACCGGATCGGAGGCCATTCCGCGTCTCGCCGGGCTGGTGATCGACTGGCGGGTCCTCGCCGTCGCCATTCCCATCTGTGTCGGCACCGGCCTGCTCTTCGGGCTCGCCCCCGCGGCGCGGTTGCTGCGGGGTGCGCCAACTGGCGATCGCATCCACGACTTGCTGCGCAGCGGGACCCGTGTGGCCGATGCCGGGCGCTCGCGACAGGCGCTCATCGTGATGTCGGTGGCCTTCGCCACCATGCTCCTGATCGGTGCGGGGCTGGTGGGGACCTCGTTCCGTCGGTTGATGTCGGTGGATCCCGGATTCGCCCCATCGCGGGTGGTGGTGGCGAACGTGACACTCCCCGATTCTGCGTACGACGAGGAGCGTGCGATTCTCTACGTGGAGGAAGCGACGCGACGACTCGCGGGACTCCCGGGCGTGCGTGCCGCCGGTGCAACCAACCTCGTGCCGTTCAGTGGCGGGAACACCGCCATGGACTACGCCCCCGCTGAGCGTGCGACGGCAAGCAAGAGTCCTACCGGAGCGGTTCCTGGCGCGTTGTCACCTCGGGGTACTTCACGACGATGA
- a CDS encoding DinB family protein yields MAPGKTTTSRGEARTTGSTDVESVLAALAATPKAIARLARGRPDALLHRPPGPDAWSARDVVAHLRACADVWGRSIHRMLAETDPTIRYVSPRGWIRKTDFLEQTFPDSLRAFTSDRASLLKTLRTLGARDWARGATFTGTTAGREATVYSYALRIADHELGHVDQIRRALGDQAGVRFPAASARTRPPAASGK; encoded by the coding sequence ATGGCTCCCGGAAAGACAACGACCTCGCGCGGCGAGGCGCGGACCACCGGATCGACCGACGTCGAATCGGTGCTCGCGGCGCTGGCCGCGACGCCAAAGGCCATCGCGCGACTCGCGCGTGGCCGCCCCGACGCCCTGCTCCACCGTCCTCCCGGCCCGGACGCCTGGTCGGCCCGTGATGTTGTGGCCCACTTGCGTGCCTGTGCCGACGTGTGGGGACGCAGCATCCACCGGATGCTCGCGGAGACAGATCCGACCATTCGGTATGTGTCGCCGAGGGGCTGGATCCGGAAGACGGACTTCCTTGAGCAGACCTTCCCGGATTCGCTCCGCGCCTTTACCAGCGACCGCGCATCCCTCCTCAAGACACTCCGTACGTTAGGCGCTCGTGACTGGGCGCGCGGGGCCACATTTACAGGAACGACCGCTGGACGCGAGGCCACCGTCTACAGCTACGCCCTGCGCATCGCAGACCACGAACTCGGGCACGTCGACCAGATCCGGCGCGCCCTTGGCGACCAAGCGGGGGTCCGTTTCCCCGCTGCGTCCGCCCGCACCAGACCACCCGCCGCTTCCGGGAAGTAG
- a CDS encoding DoxX family protein, translated as MPPTVSIRLALDLLRVTTAALFMAHAVTRIVKGTIPQFAAFLDTRGLPFPAAVVWLVTATELTAGLAMITRRGVRWGAAALFVIGATGIVLIHASLGWWVGEHGTGGSEYSVALLVMLLVVAADDADQSNYLLRPADRSAT; from the coding sequence ATGCCACCGACCGTCTCCATCCGCCTCGCCCTCGACCTGCTCCGCGTGACAACGGCAGCGCTGTTCATGGCGCACGCTGTCACCCGCATCGTGAAGGGGACCATCCCGCAGTTTGCCGCCTTCCTGGATACGCGCGGGCTGCCGTTTCCGGCCGCGGTCGTCTGGCTTGTCACCGCCACCGAACTCACCGCGGGGCTCGCCATGATCACCCGCCGCGGCGTGCGATGGGGCGCCGCCGCGCTCTTTGTCATCGGGGCCACGGGGATCGTGCTCATCCACGCCAGTCTCGGCTGGTGGGTGGGCGAGCATGGCACCGGTGGAAGCGAGTACAGCGTGGCGCTGCTCGTGATGCTGCTCGTGGTCGCAGCGGACGACGCGGACCAATCTAACTATTTACTGCGCCCCGCTGATCGCTCGGCGACCTAG
- a CDS encoding DoxX family protein, translating to MTPASRPRSLLFLRVAVAALLAAHGWARLLSGGVAPFGEWLTSRGLPAGAMIAHGITWFEILGTLLLAAGRGVPLLSVAFAGIYATGIVMVHAPEGWFVVGLGRNGVEYSVLLLVCLGYLGWEHRVRTNTPHDA from the coding sequence ATGACTCCAGCATCACGCCCACGTAGCCTCCTCTTCCTTCGCGTCGCGGTCGCGGCCCTGCTCGCCGCCCATGGATGGGCGCGTCTCCTGTCCGGCGGCGTGGCCCCCTTTGGGGAGTGGCTCACCTCGCGCGGGCTCCCCGCCGGCGCGATGATCGCCCACGGCATCACCTGGTTCGAGATTCTCGGCACCCTGCTGCTGGCCGCCGGGCGAGGAGTGCCGCTCCTCAGCGTGGCGTTCGCCGGGATCTACGCCACGGGGATCGTGATGGTACACGCACCCGAGGGATGGTTCGTGGTTGGCCTGGGGCGCAATGGCGTTGAGTACAGCGTGTTGCTGCTGGTGTGCCTGGGATACCTTGGCTGGGAACACCGCGTGCGCACCAACACTCCACACGACGCCTAG
- a CDS encoding AraC family transcriptional regulator, which translates to MEYSEYPPPQPLAPWVRCFWTLEAPAGSGAPEPALPDGSPELIINVGDLFEAHSPDGAVVRQPMVMLVGQVTRPFVVAPTGTVALVAARFTPAGASLLHRPMSSITDRWRDVTDILPGVPGDDLHIPSVRTALADALSHLVANGRSPSPLVARAIARIEESHGAVPMAEVAAELSTTLRQLQRRFQVEVGINPKLLARMRRFHRVLATWRDTPGEWARVAVSCGYFDQAHLVRDFVELGGGAPAELLARMPEFTRLFTALRRG; encoded by the coding sequence ATGGAGTACTCGGAGTACCCGCCGCCACAACCGCTCGCACCCTGGGTGCGGTGCTTCTGGACGCTTGAGGCGCCCGCCGGCAGCGGTGCGCCGGAGCCCGCGCTCCCCGATGGGAGCCCCGAGCTGATCATCAACGTCGGCGATCTGTTCGAGGCGCATTCCCCGGACGGCGCAGTAGTGCGGCAGCCGATGGTGATGCTCGTCGGCCAGGTCACGCGCCCATTCGTCGTCGCTCCCACGGGGACGGTCGCCCTCGTCGCCGCCCGATTCACCCCGGCAGGGGCGAGCCTGTTGCACCGCCCGATGTCCTCGATCACCGACCGCTGGCGTGACGTCACGGACATCCTGCCTGGTGTTCCGGGCGACGACCTGCACATCCCGTCGGTGCGCACCGCCCTCGCTGACGCCCTTTCACACCTCGTCGCGAACGGTCGATCCCCGAGCCCCCTCGTGGCCCGGGCCATCGCGCGGATCGAGGAGAGCCATGGCGCGGTCCCGATGGCCGAAGTCGCGGCCGAGCTCTCGACCACGCTGCGCCAGCTGCAGCGTCGGTTCCAGGTGGAGGTCGGGATCAACCCCAAGCTGCTCGCGCGGATGCGACGCTTTCACCGGGTCCTGGCGACCTGGCGCGACACGCCCGGCGAGTGGGCCCGGGTTGCGGTGAGCTGCGGATACTTTGACCAGGCACACCTGGTGCGGGACTTTGTCGAGTTGGGTGGCGGCGCACCAGCTGAGTTGCTCGCGCGGATGCCCGAGTTCACGCGGCTCTTTACGGCGCTGCGCCGCGGGTGA
- a CDS encoding nuclear transport factor 2 family protein, whose product MSHLTLALFLGLIATTVPPRAAQPTSAAIDADVWKPVAASVVNRDIVAMGRVYHTDAVLVSGNGTQSISAALDGWGKGMVEEKAKGNRATVEFRFSKRQDYAETAFETGVFKYTVFDKAGTATPSYRQLETLLVKRQGRWVILMERQLDAVTESAWNALPR is encoded by the coding sequence ATGTCTCACCTGACCTTGGCCCTCTTCCTCGGCCTCATCGCAACCACCGTCCCGCCTCGCGCCGCGCAACCGACGAGTGCCGCAATCGACGCTGACGTCTGGAAGCCGGTGGCCGCCTCGGTGGTCAATCGCGACATCGTCGCCATGGGGCGTGTGTATCACACGGATGCGGTCCTTGTCTCTGGCAACGGCACACAGTCGATCAGCGCGGCGCTCGATGGATGGGGCAAGGGAATGGTGGAGGAGAAGGCGAAGGGCAACCGGGCCACGGTCGAGTTTCGGTTCTCCAAGCGACAGGACTACGCCGAGACGGCGTTCGAGACCGGCGTGTTCAAGTACACGGTGTTCGACAAGGCCGGGACCGCCACGCCAAGCTATCGGCAGTTGGAGACCTTGCTCGTGAAGCGCCAGGGGCGCTGGGTGATCCTCATGGAGCGACAGCTGGACGCCGTGACCGAATCGGCGTGGAACGCACTTCCTCGATAA
- a CDS encoding DUF2723 domain-containing protein, with translation MARADADGSLGRNDRRAAWMVVVVALAVYWRTAYPTIAWWDSSNYSHAAATLGVTGSPGSLLLTLIGYPFARLPLGLPPAYTHNLLAGALAALTVGLVFVAARRVVIATATGSGSASRPTTAGAALGALGVAFAATQWEHAIKFTPYILTVLFTGLILYAMLRWWEAAEHPDGWRWLLVMGLLFGLDLSVHRTNALLLPSALAWILIRKPSTLARGRSWLAGTAGLVAGLAVHLLVIPMARYTSSSLNMYEPTTWRAFWDYLSLESRGGGFLIKLWPRNADLFRVQVADFVKVFGENLAHSASALGVLGWLPLVAAITGWVVLRARAQRLAGALAAVIGLHAVMTIAYFNIPANYFRPLDRHYLPVIVIVGVLVAVGTGWAGGLAATRWREGQRLVATGAAGLIGLVPLVQLGSQWTAHDASQRYFTRDFAANALEGLPPNAIYFTVGDNDTFPLWYLQEVEGVRPDVSVVNLSLLNTPWYVAQHQRRDPEFPVSRVSVLTDTTAVDSVVTVPITQDASHFALPAGSVLPSTFIGRPRPTYGTDFSAADRALVDMVRTNVWRRPLTFAVTGTEGVLSWLARNARLEGLHWRIVPVDTPAINAEALRKRLLEAYRYRGYADSSVVMDPVSRNIAQLYTGSVMAMLQAYRRDGAIDACREARAAYVRMMPPARTEMPAEGRAALAAACEEPGAAHPQP, from the coding sequence GTGGCACGCGCCGACGCTGACGGGTCGCTTGGCCGAAACGATCGACGGGCCGCGTGGATGGTCGTCGTCGTCGCGCTCGCGGTCTACTGGCGAACGGCGTATCCGACGATCGCCTGGTGGGATTCGAGCAACTACTCCCACGCGGCCGCAACACTCGGCGTCACCGGGTCACCCGGGTCGCTGCTCCTGACGCTGATTGGCTACCCTTTCGCGCGACTCCCGCTCGGGCTGCCGCCGGCCTACACCCACAATCTGCTGGCAGGGGCGCTCGCTGCGCTGACCGTCGGGCTGGTGTTTGTGGCTGCCCGGCGCGTCGTGATCGCCACTGCCACAGGATCGGGGTCCGCGTCCAGGCCGACCACGGCAGGGGCCGCGTTAGGCGCGCTGGGGGTGGCCTTTGCCGCGACCCAGTGGGAACACGCCATCAAGTTCACCCCCTACATCCTGACGGTGCTGTTCACCGGGCTGATCCTCTACGCGATGCTGCGCTGGTGGGAGGCCGCGGAGCACCCGGACGGATGGCGCTGGCTCCTGGTGATGGGGCTGCTCTTTGGACTGGACCTGAGTGTGCACCGTACGAACGCGCTGCTCCTCCCCTCGGCGCTCGCCTGGATTCTCATTAGGAAGCCGTCGACGCTGGCCCGCGGACGTTCGTGGCTCGCCGGAACGGCGGGGCTCGTGGCCGGGCTCGCGGTGCACCTCCTGGTCATCCCGATGGCGCGTTACACCTCGTCCTCGCTCAACATGTACGAGCCGACGACGTGGCGCGCCTTCTGGGATTACCTGAGCCTGGAGAGTCGGGGCGGGGGCTTCCTGATTAAGCTGTGGCCGAGGAATGCTGACCTGTTCCGCGTGCAGGTGGCAGACTTCGTGAAGGTGTTCGGCGAGAACCTCGCGCACAGCGCGTCGGCCCTGGGCGTCTTGGGGTGGCTACCGCTCGTGGCGGCGATCACCGGATGGGTGGTGTTGCGCGCACGGGCCCAGCGCCTGGCCGGTGCTCTTGCCGCGGTGATCGGGCTGCATGCGGTCATGACGATCGCGTACTTCAACATCCCGGCCAACTACTTTCGCCCGTTGGATCGACACTACCTGCCGGTGATCGTGATCGTGGGGGTGCTGGTTGCGGTGGGCACGGGGTGGGCGGGTGGGTTGGCGGCGACGCGTTGGCGCGAGGGTCAACGGCTGGTCGCCACCGGTGCTGCGGGATTGATCGGCCTGGTGCCGCTCGTGCAGTTGGGGTCGCAGTGGACCGCACACGATGCCTCGCAGCGCTACTTCACGCGGGACTTTGCGGCGAACGCCCTGGAGGGGTTGCCGCCGAACGCCATCTATTTCACGGTCGGGGACAACGACACCTTCCCACTCTGGTACCTGCAGGAAGTGGAGGGGGTGCGTCCCGACGTGTCGGTCGTCAACCTGAGCCTGCTCAACACGCCGTGGTATGTCGCGCAGCACCAGCGGCGCGATCCAGAGTTTCCGGTGTCGCGAGTGTCCGTGCTCACCGACACCACGGCGGTGGACTCGGTGGTGACCGTGCCGATCACCCAGGATGCGTCGCACTTTGCGTTGCCGGCAGGGAGCGTCCTGCCGAGCACGTTCATCGGCAGGCCGAGGCCCACCTATGGGACCGACTTCTCCGCCGCTGATCGCGCGCTGGTGGATATGGTGCGCACCAACGTGTGGCGACGTCCGCTCACCTTTGCGGTGACCGGTACGGAGGGCGTGCTCTCCTGGTTGGCGCGGAACGCGCGGCTAGAGGGGCTGCATTGGCGCATCGTGCCGGTGGATACGCCGGCGATCAACGCCGAGGCACTGCGTAAGCGGTTGCTCGAGGCGTATCGCTATCGCGGGTATGCCGATTCGTCGGTGGTCATGGACCCGGTCTCGCGCAACATCGCGCAGCTGTACACTGGTAGCGTCATGGCGATGTTGCAGGCGTACCGGCGGGATGGAGCGATCGATGCGTGTCGCGAGGCACGTGCGGCCTATGTGCGCATGATGCCGCCGGCCCGCACGGAGATGCCGGCGGAGGGTCGCGCCGCCCTCGCGGCTGCGTGTGAGGAACCAGGCGCGGCCCACCCACAGCCGTGA
- a CDS encoding serine/threonine protein kinase — MTPKPPATDTLFLDFQEGVAGRYSIDRELGRGGMGVVYLAREVHLDRLVAIKLLPPTLAARPELRERFLREARLAAKLTHPHIVPIHAVEESGAFVFYVMAYVDGETLADRVDRRGPLPATEAARVLREVAWALAFAHAQGFVHRDIKPDNILLESSTGRALVTDFGIAAAIGDALEDRIVGTPEFMSPEQVLGQALDARSDLYALGATAFYALSGRLPFEGETPTEVMARQVSETAPAIASTGVSVPRKLAALVDRCQPGPCPSSGDRAGAGGAAQRRP; from the coding sequence ATGACGCCCAAACCACCCGCCACAGACACGCTCTTCCTCGATTTCCAGGAGGGAGTCGCTGGTCGGTACTCCATCGACCGCGAGCTGGGTCGTGGCGGGATGGGTGTCGTCTACCTGGCGCGTGAGGTCCACCTGGATCGGTTGGTGGCGATCAAGCTCCTGCCGCCGACCCTGGCTGCGCGACCGGAGCTGCGCGAGCGATTCCTGCGCGAAGCGCGACTGGCGGCCAAGCTCACGCATCCGCACATCGTCCCCATCCATGCGGTGGAGGAATCTGGGGCGTTCGTCTTCTACGTTATGGCGTACGTGGACGGCGAAACGCTGGCGGACCGTGTGGATCGGCGCGGGCCGCTCCCGGCCACCGAGGCGGCGCGCGTGCTCCGCGAAGTCGCCTGGGCGCTGGCCTTTGCCCACGCCCAGGGATTTGTCCATCGCGACATCAAGCCTGACAACATCCTGTTGGAGTCGTCGACCGGACGCGCGCTGGTGACGGACTTCGGGATTGCCGCCGCGATTGGTGATGCCCTCGAGGATCGCATCGTCGGCACGCCGGAGTTCATGAGCCCCGAGCAGGTGCTCGGCCAGGCGCTCGATGCCCGGAGTGACCTGTACGCGTTAGGCGCGACGGCATTCTACGCCTTGTCTGGTCGGCTCCCGTTCGAGGGAGAGACGCCCACCGAGGTGATGGCGCGGCAGGTCAGCGAGACGGCGCCGGCCATTGCGTCGACGGGGGTTAGCGTGCCACGGAAGCTGGCCGCGCTGGTGGATCGGTGCCAGCCAGGACCCTGCCCATCGTCCGGCGACCGCGCAGGTGCTGGGGGAGCAGCTCAACGCCGCCCATGA